The Sulfurimonas hongkongensis genomic interval CATCAACATGGTTTTTAGAATAGATGATGGCTTGATCAAGCAGAGTTAAAGTGTCTCTTAGACTTCCATTTCCACTTCTTGCGAGTATTTCAAGAGCATCATTTTCATACTCTATCTCTTCAAGATTTAAGATGTGTGCTATGTGGTCTACTATTTTTTTAGTGGCAATGGACTTAAATCTAAAATGTTGAGTACGGCTAAGTATGGTAGCTGGAAGTTTTAGTGGGTCTGTTGTTGCTAGGATGAACTTCACATAACTAGGAGGTTCTTCAAGAGTCTTCAAAAGGGCGTTAAAAGCCTCTTTTGTGAGCATATGAACTTCATCTATAATAAATATTTTAAACCTTGCAGATGCCGGTTTATACTTAGTTTGCTCTATGAGATCTCTTATGTCATCAATCTTTCTAGAAGATGCAGCATCCATTTCAACTATATCCATATGGCGGTTTTCTAGAGCTAAAATGCAGTTTTGACAGACTCCACAAGGGTTGTGTGAGATGCCATTTTCACAAATGAGCGCTTTTGCAAAGATGCGAGCTGTTGAAGTCTTTCCGCTTCCCCTTAGTCCTGAGAAAAGGTAAGCATGAGAGAGTCTTTTTGAATCAAGTGCTAAAGAGAGAGTTTGAGAAATAGTCTCTTGGCCTATAAGCTCATCAAAGTTTGATGGTCGATACTTTCTTGCTAATACTTCCAAAGACTCTTTCACATACAACTCCAGATTTGATTTAGGAAGAGTTTAACATCTAAAGGGTTAAATTATGATTTAAAAAGAATCTTTATAGGAGATTTTAAAGCAAGCGATGATAGAATTTCATTATCACAATTGAGAGTATGAGATGAATGTAAAGAGTAGAAATATTGCAGTTGTAAACTTTATAGGTGTTATTGAAGAGCGTAATGCTAGGCTGATACAAAGTTTGATAGTCTCTAAGTTAGAGATGTATAAAGAGCAGAAGATAAAAGCCATTTTAGTCTCTTTTAAGAGTGCTGTATATAAGGAAAACTCTAAAGGTTTAGCCTCCTTAATAAAAATCTTAGATGCACTAGCTAGAAGTACTGGACTTAGTATTGCCATTATTGACTATGATATTGAACTTTTTAAAATACTAAAAAGAGTAGCAAAAGGTACAAAAGTAAAACTCTTTAAAAATGAAAATGTTGCGACTCTTTTTTTAGATCCAAAAGTATATAAAAAAACTATTTGTGTTTTAGTTTATGATGAAGATGAGCAAAACTCAAAAGACTTGGCATCTGAACTTTCAAAGTATGGTTACTCTGTTATTCGTGCAAAAGATTCAAAAGAGTTTCAAGAGAGGATGAATGAGAAAGCACACGATATTATTATCACTCAAAGTGCTTTAAATGAAAAAATCAACAAAGAGGTTGAGTCAAAAAACAAGCTACTTCTATCTAAGAAACTTATAGTTAATCTTCCTGTGTTTATGGACACTGCAGTTGAGACTCTTGTCTCTTTTACAGGACTTCAAGCACAAAAATCAGCTCACAGTATAAAAGGTTTTGATACAGGTATAGATGTAGATAATATCTGTGCAGTTATGCACTTTAAAGGTGATTTAGAGGGATTTTTCACACTTGTGTTTCCAAAAAGCTTAGCTATTATAGCATTAGAATCACTTTTAGGTGAGAAGATTAGCGATAATGATATGGATACGCTAAGAGATGGAGTAGGTGAGTTTTGTAACATCATAACAGGTTCTACAAAGACCGCTTTTGATAAAAAAGATATAAAAATCTTGTTTGATCTTCCAAAGACTTACAACTCTTTAAAAGCAACTCAAGGACATATTGGCGAAAATAATGGTGTTTGGATAGATATGCAACTAGCCGATAAGCCTTTTTATATGTTTATAACAAAATAATTGAATGTTCTGAAGAATTAGCGAACTAGATCCTGAATCAAGTTCAGGATGACGAGACAGGAATTCAGGATGACGAGACAGGAATTCAGGATGACGAGACAGGAGTTCAGGATGACGAGACAGGAGTTCAGGATGACACCTCTTCACCGTCATTCCGTGCTTGACACGGAATCTAGTTTGTATATTAATCAGAGGGTTCAATTTAACCTAAGACTAAAGAGATAACCACTTAGTTGCGATAGCCCTTAGTGCATCTGGGTTTTCTGATGCAAAGAACTTTAAAGTAGGTTTTTTATACTTATAAGTAAACTCAAACTCCTCTTGTAAATACTCCACAATAGCATCCCCAGAGTGAATAATCGTACAATCATTTGAGAAGTAATTTTTTATAGACTCTGAGACAAGTGGAAAGTGAGTGCATCCAAGAATGATGGCATGAGGTTCTTGCACATCTTTGAAGTAGTGTTTTAGCGTTGCATCTAGGATCTCACCGCTATATATCTCTTCTTCGACTATTGGCACAAAAAGGCCTGTAGCTTTTGCTTGAAGATTTTTATAACCTCTCTCATTTAATCCTAGTTCATAGGCTTTTGAGTTGATGGTAGCTTTTGTGGCGATGATTAGGATGTTAGAGTCTTTTTCACTAAGTGAGTTTATAGTAGCTAAGATGCCAGCTTCAACAACGCCTATAACTGGGCAAGATGCACTCTCTCTCATCTCATCAAGTGCGTAAGCACTCACAGTATTACAAGCTACGATAATGAGGTCAAGTTCAAAGTTTTTA includes:
- the murI gene encoding glutamate racemase, with product MKIGVFDSGIGGLTVVKSLLEHNLFEEIIYFGDTARVPYGIKDKNTIIRYAIEAVEFFKNFELDLIIVACNTVSAYALDEMRESASCPVIGVVEAGILATINSLSEKDSNILIIATKATINSKAYELGLNERGYKNLQAKATGLFVPIVEEEIYSGEILDATLKHYFKDVQEPHAIILGCTHFPLVSESIKNYFSNDCTIIHSGDAIVEYLQEEFEFTYKYKKPTLKFFASENPDALRAIATKWLSL
- a CDS encoding chemotaxis protein CheX, which translates into the protein MNVKSRNIAVVNFIGVIEERNARLIQSLIVSKLEMYKEQKIKAILVSFKSAVYKENSKGLASLIKILDALARSTGLSIAIIDYDIELFKILKRVAKGTKVKLFKNENVATLFLDPKVYKKTICVLVYDEDEQNSKDLASELSKYGYSVIRAKDSKEFQERMNEKAHDIIITQSALNEKINKEVESKNKLLLSKKLIVNLPVFMDTAVETLVSFTGLQAQKSAHSIKGFDTGIDVDNICAVMHFKGDLEGFFTLVFPKSLAIIALESLLGEKISDNDMDTLRDGVGEFCNIITGSTKTAFDKKDIKILFDLPKTYNSLKATQGHIGENNGVWIDMQLADKPFYMFITK